In the Streptobacillus moniliformis DSM 12112 genome, one interval contains:
- the rlmN gene encoding 23S rRNA (adenine(2503)-C(2))-methyltransferase RlmN: protein MVKIDILDLSLDELEKMFLELGLKKFNALQVYQWLHKKLVFNFDEFSNISKETRELLKEKFEIGTLKYVTHQTSKDKETVKFLFSLPGKKLIESVLLKYKNRYSICVSSQVGCPLKCDFCATGMMKFEKNLKASEILMQFYYLQNYLKEKNDKISNVVYMGMGEPFLNYDAVNKSINILNSKEGQAFSKRNFTISTSGLINEIDKFVEDQKQVGLAISLHSVNEKRRSELMPINKINPLDKLRESLLNYQNKTKNRITFEYILIDDFNCEKEDAVALVKFMRSFNHLVNLIPYNKVAGKPYKTPSLQKQKEFYNHLLSHKINVTLRETKGEDIQAACGQLKVKKEEINNEESN, encoded by the coding sequence ATGGTTAAAATTGATATTCTGGATTTATCTTTAGATGAACTAGAAAAGATGTTTTTAGAGTTAGGTCTAAAAAAATTTAATGCCTTACAGGTTTATCAATGGTTACATAAAAAATTGGTATTTAACTTTGATGAATTTTCAAATATTTCCAAAGAAACTAGAGAATTACTTAAGGAAAAATTTGAAATAGGAACATTAAAATATGTTACACATCAGACATCAAAAGATAAAGAAACAGTAAAATTTCTATTTTCATTGCCTGGTAAAAAATTGATTGAATCAGTTTTACTAAAGTATAAAAATAGATATAGTATATGTGTTTCATCTCAAGTTGGTTGTCCTTTAAAGTGTGATTTTTGTGCAACAGGTATGATGAAGTTTGAGAAAAATTTAAAAGCTTCAGAAATATTAATGCAGTTTTATTATTTACAAAATTATTTGAAAGAAAAAAATGATAAAATATCTAATGTTGTATACATGGGTATGGGAGAACCATTTTTGAATTATGATGCAGTTAATAAATCTATAAATATACTTAATTCAAAAGAAGGACAAGCTTTTTCTAAAAGAAATTTCACTATTTCAACTTCTGGATTAATTAATGAAATAGATAAATTTGTTGAAGATCAAAAACAAGTGGGACTTGCTATTTCATTACATAGTGTTAATGAAAAAAGAAGAAGTGAATTAATGCCTATTAATAAGATTAATCCACTAGATAAATTAAGGGAATCATTATTAAATTATCAAAATAAAACAAAGAATAGAATTACATTTGAATATATATTAATTGATGATTTTAACTGTGAAAAAGAAGATGCTGTGGCATTAGTTAAATTTATGAGATCATTTAATCATTTAGTAAATTTAATTCCATATAATAAAGTAGCTGGGAAACCATATAAAACTCCAAGCTTACAAAAACAAAAAGAATTTTATAATCACCTATTATCACATAAGATAAATGTTACTCTTAGAGAAACTAAAGGTGAAGATATTCAAGCTGCCTGTGGACAGCTTAAAGTGAAAAAAGAGGAGATTAATAATGAAGAAAGTAATTAA
- a CDS encoding transglycosylase domain-containing protein, with amino-acid sequence MKKVIKYFSMLIISLFIMGFIGLSYIVYEVNKNYPPELIENYKPLIPSTIYDINGNQIDLITIERRDPISISEIPKMVQDAFISVEDKRFREHNGLDYIRLTKALILNVTKTGREGGSTITQQLIKTIFLTPDRSLKRKVVEAVLATRMERKYTKDEILELYLNTINFGRSSYGIKNAAKNYFGKLPSELTVGEAAILASIPKSPAKYSKIENALERQKIVLSLMYKNGAITREEYENAKLEDITFVNLDTKHLSDDERISKSNISPEFTTTVINEVKKILQIETEEDEKLLFNGYKIYATVDINMQKAAYKAFASNNNLRNRKNLEAALISIDPTNGFVKAMVGGKKYQKGDFNRALNAKRQPGSSFKPFVYLSALLDNYTMATTLEDSPSTFGKWTPKNYDWKFRNNLTILKALEISDNVVAVKALDLVGLKKFNSLWESFGFSKKDIPQDLTTSLGSITLSPIDMAKAYSIIANGGNKVEPQFIYKIENRFGDVIYEADTTKEKVLEPEYAALITHMMESVVKNGGSKGAQLYAKGEAVPVAGKTGTTSDYISAWFTGYTPTLVTVVYVGNDDNKSMGRGMSGASAALPIWKNYMQAVVNLGNFDIGRFEFIKDGIMSEKLVKKVIDLRSGLLDSDGFNAREALFIAGTEPVELENIIYEGY; translated from the coding sequence ATGAAGAAAGTAATTAAATATTTTTCAATGCTTATAATAAGTTTATTTATTATGGGATTTATAGGTTTATCTTATATAGTTTATGAAGTTAATAAAAATTACCCACCTGAATTAATAGAAAATTATAAACCATTAATACCATCAACAATTTATGATATTAATGGTAATCAGATTGATTTGATAACTATTGAAAGAAGAGATCCTATAAGTATAAGTGAAATTCCTAAGATGGTTCAAGATGCTTTTATTTCTGTTGAAGATAAAAGATTTAGAGAACATAATGGACTTGATTATATTAGGCTTACTAAAGCATTAATATTAAATGTTACAAAAACAGGTCGTGAAGGTGGTTCAACTATAACACAACAATTAATTAAAACTATATTTTTAACACCAGATAGATCTTTAAAAAGAAAAGTAGTAGAAGCAGTTTTAGCAACTAGAATGGAAAGAAAATATACAAAAGATGAAATACTTGAACTATATTTAAATACTATAAACTTTGGAAGAAGTTCTTATGGTATTAAAAATGCAGCTAAAAATTATTTTGGTAAATTACCTTCAGAATTAACTGTTGGAGAAGCAGCAATACTTGCTTCAATACCAAAATCACCTGCTAAATATTCAAAAATAGAAAATGCATTAGAAAGACAAAAAATTGTATTAAGTTTAATGTATAAAAATGGTGCAATAACTAGAGAAGAATATGAAAATGCAAAATTAGAAGATATAACTTTTGTTAATTTAGATACTAAACATTTATCAGATGATGAAAGAATATCTAAATCTAATATTTCACCAGAATTTACAACTACAGTAATTAATGAAGTTAAGAAAATTCTTCAAATTGAAACTGAAGAAGATGAGAAGTTATTATTTAATGGATATAAGATTTATGCTACAGTTGATATTAATATGCAAAAAGCAGCATATAAAGCATTTGCAAGTAATAATAATTTAAGAAATAGAAAAAACTTAGAAGCTGCTTTAATTTCGATTGATCCAACTAATGGTTTTGTTAAAGCTATGGTTGGGGGTAAAAAATATCAAAAAGGTGATTTTAATAGAGCATTAAATGCTAAAAGACAACCAGGATCATCTTTTAAACCCTTTGTATATTTATCTGCTCTTTTAGATAATTATACTATGGCAACTACACTTGAGGATTCACCAAGTACATTTGGTAAATGGACACCTAAAAACTATGATTGGAAATTTAGAAATAATTTGACTATTCTTAAAGCATTAGAAATATCTGATAATGTTGTTGCAGTTAAAGCTTTAGATTTAGTAGGTCTTAAAAAGTTTAATTCACTTTGGGAAAGTTTTGGATTTTCTAAAAAAGATATACCACAAGATTTAACTACATCTTTAGGATCAATAACACTTTCACCTATAGATATGGCAAAAGCTTATTCTATAATAGCAAATGGTGGAAATAAGGTTGAACCTCAATTTATTTATAAGATTGAGAATAGATTTGGAGATGTAATATATGAAGCAGATACAACTAAAGAAAAAGTTTTAGAACCAGAATATGCAGCATTAATAACACATATGATGGAATCAGTTGTTAAAAATGGTGGAAGTAAAGGTGCACAATTATATGCAAAAGGTGAAGCTGTGCCTGTAGCAGGAAAAACAGGAACAACAAGTGATTATATCTCAGCATGGTTTACTGGATATACACCTACTTTAGTAACTGTAGTATATGTTGGAAATGATGATAATAAATCTATGGGACGTGGAATGAGTGGAGCAAGTGCTGCACTGCCTATATGGAAAAACTATATGCAAGCTGTTGTTAATTTAGGAAACTTTGATATAGGAAGATTTGAATTTATCAAAGATGGAATTATGTCAGAAAAACTAGTAAAAAAAGTTATAGATTTAAGATCTGGTTTACTTGATAGCGATGGATTTAATGCTAGAGAAGCCTTATTTATTGCTGGAACAGAACCAGTTGAATTAGAAAATATTATATATGAAGGATATTAA
- a CDS encoding ABC transporter substrate-binding protein/permease produces MKKRILLFILLMYSSFSISMEKLRVGMEAGYAPFNWFQSDDRNGAVKLKNGYAGGYDVEIAKIIAEKLNMELEIVQSDWDSLLGPALNSDKIDVVIAGMSPTKERRENLEFTDPYYESDLVIVIKKDSKYLNANNIQEFSNSKLTAQLNTFHYTVLDQIERLKKENASENFSNMLVALESGKIDGYISEKPGALSAKLSNPNISFVEFDKDNGFKYDRDDVNIAIALKKGNTELRDKINKALSEISVEQREEIMKKAIATQPNQGSDELPNNFLSWIKYFIVNYWKDFLYGTLTTVNLSLIGTFFGFIIGLILSLLRDERNVNKKSWLSIVIYNIFKYFVSIYVTFIRGTPMIVQAIIFYYGFSQITGINIPALTSALIIVSYNTGAYITEIVRGGIDSIEKGQYEAAQALGMNHFNIMRKVILPQAIRNVLPSVANEFIINIKDTSVLFSIGVTELFTTSKSIVGSHVRYYEVFVITCAIYFVLTYSLSKLFRYFEKKMDGNKEYEIEG; encoded by the coding sequence ATGAAAAAAAGAATTTTATTATTTATTTTATTAATGTATTCTAGTTTTTCTATAAGTATGGAAAAATTAAGAGTTGGAATGGAAGCTGGATATGCACCATTTAATTGGTTTCAAAGTGATGATAGAAACGGTGCAGTAAAATTAAAAAATGGATATGCTGGTGGATATGATGTAGAAATAGCAAAGATTATTGCAGAAAAACTTAATATGGAATTAGAAATAGTTCAAAGTGATTGGGATTCATTATTAGGTCCTGCATTAAATTCTGATAAAATAGATGTTGTAATTGCAGGAATGTCGCCAACTAAAGAAAGAAGAGAAAATTTAGAGTTTACAGATCCATATTATGAATCGGATTTAGTAATAGTTATAAAAAAAGATTCCAAATATTTAAATGCAAATAATATACAGGAATTTTCTAATAGTAAATTAACAGCACAATTAAATACATTCCATTATACTGTATTAGATCAAATAGAGAGATTAAAAAAGGAAAATGCAAGTGAAAATTTTTCAAATATGTTAGTAGCATTAGAATCAGGTAAAATAGATGGATATATTTCTGAAAAACCTGGAGCTTTATCAGCTAAATTATCTAATCCTAATATATCATTTGTTGAATTTGATAAAGATAATGGATTTAAATACGATAGAGATGATGTAAATATTGCAATAGCTTTAAAAAAAGGTAATACAGAACTTAGAGATAAGATTAATAAGGCATTATCTGAAATTTCTGTAGAACAAAGAGAAGAAATAATGAAAAAGGCTATAGCAACACAACCTAATCAAGGTTCAGATGAACTACCAAATAATTTTCTTTCATGGATAAAATATTTCATAGTTAATTATTGGAAAGATTTCTTATACGGTACATTAACAACTGTTAATTTATCTTTAATAGGTACTTTTTTCGGATTCATAATAGGATTAATATTATCTTTATTAAGAGATGAAAGAAATGTTAATAAAAAATCATGGTTATCAATAGTAATATATAATATTTTTAAATATTTTGTATCAATATATGTAACATTTATTAGGGGAACTCCTATGATAGTTCAGGCTATAATATTCTATTATGGATTTTCACAAATAACTGGAATAAATATTCCGGCATTAACTTCAGCATTAATAATAGTTTCATATAATACTGGAGCATATATTACAGAAATAGTTAGAGGTGGAATAGATTCCATTGAAAAAGGTCAATATGAAGCAGCACAAGCACTAGGTATGAATCATTTTAATATTATGAGAAAAGTAATACTTCCTCAAGCTATTAGAAATGTATTACCATCTGTTGCAAATGAATTTATTATTAATATTAAAGATACTTCGGTTCTATTTTCTATAGGAGTTACAGAATTATTTACTACTTCAAAATCTATAGTAGGATCACATGTAAGATATTATGAAGTGTTTGTTATTACATGTGCAATATATTTTGTTTTAACTTATTCATTATCTAAGTTATTTAGATATTTTGAAAAGAAAATGGATGGAAATAAAGAATATGAGATTGAGGGATAA
- a CDS encoding amino acid ABC transporter ATP-binding protein yields the protein MSIIKVVNLKKSYGKRNILNGINLEVNESEVVSIIGSSGSGKSTLLRCLNLLETYDEGSVLYKDIDINDKKILLNEYRSKVGMVFQQFNLFNNLNVLENCMLAQVNVLGRTNEEAKETAIRYLKKVGMDKFINARVNQLSGGQKQRVAIARALSMNPEALLFDEPTSALDPEMVGEVLKVMKELAEEGLTMIIVTHEMDFAREVSDKIVFMDKGIILEEGHPDDIFTNPKNERTKEFLSRILK from the coding sequence ATGAGTATAATTAAAGTCGTGAATTTAAAAAAGAGTTATGGTAAAAGAAATATATTAAATGGTATAAATCTTGAGGTAAATGAAAGTGAAGTAGTTTCAATTATTGGATCTTCTGGCTCGGGGAAATCCACTTTATTAAGATGTTTGAATCTACTTGAAACATATGATGAAGGTAGTGTTCTATATAAAGATATAGATATAAATGATAAAAAAATACTACTAAATGAATACAGAAGTAAAGTTGGTATGGTATTTCAACAATTCAATTTATTTAATAATTTAAATGTACTTGAAAACTGTATGTTAGCACAGGTTAATGTCTTAGGCAGAACAAATGAGGAAGCAAAAGAAACTGCAATAAGATATTTAAAAAAAGTTGGTATGGATAAATTTATTAATGCAAGAGTTAATCAATTATCTGGTGGACAAAAACAGAGAGTAGCAATAGCAAGAGCACTTTCTATGAATCCAGAAGCTTTATTATTTGATGAACCTACATCTGCATTAGATCCTGAAATGGTCGGTGAAGTTTTAAAGGTCATGAAAGAATTAGCAGAAGAAGGTTTAACAATGATAATAGTAACACATGAAATGGATTTTGCAAGAGAGGTTTCTGATAAAATAGTATTTATGGATAAAGGAATCATTCTTGAAGAAGGACATCCAGATGATATATTTACAAATCCTAAAAATGAAAGGACAAAAGAATTTTTATCGAGAATATTAAAATAA
- a CDS encoding OmpA family protein, producing the protein MKNTRSLFNIVLFIIFLTTSSIFVKGQNIIPEGLRKRSGISYEIKSVYHGIGNQNKSSISIGTKTEHGGEYSVAIGDNSSSEGYAAITQGYEAKSDGYSSISLGYKAYAGANYAIAQGYNAKAEGGTSISIGSDSNSKRAFSVSIGNESKATSEHSVAIGSNSVTNNKVSVNTVTLGELTLKDFAGSNPHSVLSIGATGKERQLQYVSAGQISSKSTDAINGSQLYASNMIMSNIADSIKLILGGNASIKDNKITIDNIGGVGKNSIHEAMVEFLKKNEEINKELKSSKDELKKLSDNTMIISGDKGNTDTQTLSKDGGLKFSIKGSEYIKTEAKGSEVLLDFTDKVKSDISKGVAANSGVASAVAMANLPQISRIDDRKHNVAGAYGYYNGEHAFALGMSGLNEVGNVIYKVSGAFNTKGNLSLGAGLGYQFGINGKEKTNEIIVERENIINRDELDKLNDLNNKLNQRIDELERRLKAFEDIKINEDELYTLTGYKTGKFELTNSQEEILKDIVRELNENYRNRKIYITGYTDTMSNEDLNLELGLKRANVVAKKLRALGLDMSISIRKVSSSGYNNIIETNKSSSGRSSNRRVEIELR; encoded by the coding sequence ATGAAAAACACTAGATCATTATTTAACATTGTATTATTTATTATATTTTTAACAACATCAAGTATCTTTGTTAAAGGGCAAAATATAATTCCAGAAGGTTTAAGGAAACGAAGTGGTATAAGCTATGAAATAAAATCTGTATATCATGGAATAGGAAATCAAAATAAAAGTAGTATTAGTATAGGAACTAAAACAGAACATGGTGGAGAATATTCAGTAGCAATTGGAGATAATAGTTCAAGTGAAGGATATGCTGCGATAACACAAGGATATGAAGCAAAATCTGATGGATATTCTTCAATTTCATTAGGATATAAAGCATATGCTGGAGCAAATTATGCGATAGCACAGGGATATAATGCGAAAGCTGAAGGAGGAACCTCAATATCAATAGGAAGTGATTCAAATTCTAAAAGAGCTTTTTCAGTATCAATAGGAAATGAATCAAAAGCAACTTCAGAACATTCGGTAGCAATTGGTTCAAATAGTGTTACGAATAATAAAGTATCTGTAAATACAGTTACATTAGGAGAATTAACACTTAAAGATTTTGCAGGTTCAAATCCCCATTCAGTATTATCTATAGGAGCTACAGGAAAAGAAAGGCAATTGCAATATGTATCAGCAGGGCAAATAAGTAGTAAATCAACAGATGCTATAAATGGTTCACAACTATATGCAAGTAATATGATTATGTCTAATATAGCAGATTCAATTAAACTTATTCTTGGAGGAAATGCAAGTATAAAGGATAATAAAATTACTATAGATAATATAGGTGGAGTAGGAAAAAATAGTATACATGAGGCAATGGTAGAATTTTTAAAAAAGAATGAAGAAATAAATAAGGAATTAAAATCATCAAAAGATGAGTTAAAAAAATTATCAGATAATACAATGATAATAAGTGGAGATAAAGGAAATACAGATACACAAACTTTAAGTAAAGATGGAGGTCTTAAATTTTCTATTAAGGGTTCTGAATATATTAAAACAGAAGCAAAAGGAAGTGAAGTATTATTAGATTTTACAGATAAAGTAAAAAGTGATATATCAAAAGGAGTAGCAGCAAATAGTGGAGTTGCTAGTGCAGTAGCAATGGCAAACTTACCACAAATAAGTAGAATAGATGATAGGAAACATAATGTAGCAGGAGCATACGGATACTATAATGGAGAACATGCCTTTGCATTAGGTATGTCAGGCTTAAATGAAGTAGGAAATGTAATATATAAGGTAAGTGGTGCATTTAATACTAAAGGAAATTTATCATTAGGAGCAGGACTAGGTTATCAATTTGGAATTAATGGTAAGGAAAAAACAAATGAAATTATAGTAGAAAGAGAAAATATAATAAATAGGGATGAGTTAGATAAATTAAATGATTTAAATAATAAATTAAATCAAAGAATAGATGAACTTGAAAGAAGATTAAAAGCATTTGAAGATATTAAGATAAATGAAGATGAACTATATACATTAACTGGATATAAAACAGGTAAATTTGAATTAACAAATTCACAAGAAGAGATATTAAAAGATATAGTAAGAGAATTAAATGAGAACTATAGAAATAGGAAGATATATATAACAGGATATACAGATACGATGTCAAATGAGGATTTAAATCTTGAGTTAGGATTAAAGAGGGCAAATGTTGTAGCTAAGAAACTAAGGGCGTTAGGATTAGACATGAGTATAAGTATAAGGAAGGTAAGTTCATCAGGATATAATAACATAATAGAAACAAATAAGAGTTCAAGTGGAAGATCTTCTAATAGAAGGGTAGAGATTGAATTAAGATGA
- the trmB gene encoding tRNA (guanosine(46)-N7)-methyltransferase TrmB, whose translation MKFRNKELWEYFFDKPKKHYNIYMYEMPKYPNHLIFDDEEILNAKGMWNETYFKNNNELHLEIGSGSANFTNNKALQNPDINFLGVELRLKRLVQAARKAEKNELKNLIFLKKRVSSLQEFIGANELSGLYINFPDPWENEEHKRIFGPKLLNDLDVVLKSGSKIYFKTDHLNYYLDILELIKNNENYEVVYNTDDLYNSEKAIDNIKTEFEHLFLSKHNMNIKYIEIVKK comes from the coding sequence ATGAAATTTAGAAATAAAGAACTTTGGGAATATTTTTTTGATAAACCTAAAAAACATTATAACATATATATGTATGAAATGCCTAAATATCCTAATCATTTAATATTTGATGATGAAGAAATTTTGAACGCAAAAGGTATGTGGAATGAAACTTATTTTAAGAATAATAATGAATTACATTTAGAAATTGGAAGTGGGAGTGCTAATTTTACAAATAATAAGGCTCTGCAAAATCCTGATATTAACTTTTTAGGTGTTGAATTAAGATTAAAAAGATTAGTTCAAGCTGCAAGAAAAGCAGAAAAAAATGAACTAAAAAATTTAATATTTCTAAAAAAGAGAGTAAGTTCTCTTCAAGAATTTATAGGAGCTAATGAACTTTCTGGATTGTATATAAATTTTCCAGATCCTTGGGAAAATGAAGAACATAAAAGAATTTTTGGTCCTAAACTTTTAAATGATTTAGATGTAGTATTAAAATCAGGTTCAAAGATATATTTTAAAACTGATCATTTAAATTATTACTTAGATATTTTAGAATTAATAAAAAATAATGAAAATTATGAAGTTGTTTATAACACTGATGATTTATATAATTCTGAAAAAGCTATTGATAATATTAAAACAGAATTTGAACATTTATTTTTATCTAAACATAATATGAATATTAAATATATAGAAATAGTAAAAAAATAA